The Bicyclus anynana chromosome 4, ilBicAnyn1.1, whole genome shotgun sequence genome window below encodes:
- the LOC112054592 gene encoding putative RNA polymerase II subunit B1 CTD phosphatase Rpap2 produces the protein MDAQAKKPAKRPTKIEELTKEQVRQAIVKKRECNSKAQRIVESLLDKHILEDYFLKCLPDINQTHLEDVIEERSILHLCGYPLCHKTLSEKDIPKQKYRISMKTNKVYDITARKSFCSNICYKSAMHVKKQMLTSPLWFRDYEKIPVIYLLPLNSVGSMGQEIDLSLTEKIVSTSDRQTFTSVNDFANATLNEVDDNKNSNNTNNNQSHIIENANNIFVAAKDNKIEKIDHSTDDSSNNISTDCNGPPLETTVKNEFINLNTNTNKIGDTNDEQDIKPIDLRIINKPTTAMTSVKETQPVKNITKNPLNIVGDVIEKAVKPVDPILVYVPQTNKSETKCTVNNKKLPQKKQPSIAAITIEVEKCLAEWFTIDTLLFIFGEDKVKEMVAYKGECIKDYLNNYSKHISYSSNTYDQYQALCKKLKMLELEDKRFDLQTLGRESKPLPDYSILKEESKKMQLKVKAFFSAQTEIPIPNETSENTDENIEEENKTQLPLVDKNAQNALRRRIVCKHLNKVLPDILRSLGLYSSISSDICLLVNTFKLKANNIMFKPIQWTLIAIVFIKLLSLRNSGLKILLEQPMAFQHMQLMLLSYKQDGGYLDRLISWLTDIDRLLDVNDTQLTVE, from the coding sequence ATGGATGCGCAGGCAAAAAAACCAGCTAAAAGACCTACTAAAATCGAAGAATTGACGAAGGAGCAAGTAAGACAAGCAATCGTAAAGAAACGCGAATGCAACTCCAAAGCGCAAAGAATAGTGGAGAGTTTGCTAGATAAACACATACTGGAGgattatttccttaaatgcTTGCCTGATATCAACCAAACTCACTTGGAAGACGTGATTGAAGAGAGATCTATACTACATCTATGCGGTTATCCCCTGTGCCATAAAACCTTGTCAGAGAAAGATATACCTAAACAAAAGTACAGAATATCTATGAAAACGAATAAGGTTTACGACATAACTGCAAGGAAAAGTTTCTGCAGTAACATATGTTATAAATCTGCAATGCATGTTAAAAAGCAAATGTTAACAAGTCCTTTGTGGTTCAGGGACTATGAAAAGATACCAGTTATATATCTTTTGCCATTAAATTCAGTGGGGAGCATGGGGCAAGAAATTGATTTGAGCTTAACTGAAAAAATTGTCTCAacgtcagacagacagacctttACATCTGTAAATGATTTTGCAAACGCCACACTTAACGAGGtagatgataataaaaacagcaACAACACAAATAACAATCAATCACatataattgaaaatgcaaacaatatttttgtggCAGCAAAggataataaaattgaaaaaatagaTCATAGTACTGATGATAGTTCAAATAATATATCTACAGATTGTAATGGACCACCATTAGAGACAACTGTTAAAAACGAATTTATAAAtctaaacacaaacacaaataaaattggTGATACAAATGATGAGCAAGATATCAAACCAATAGATCTTagaataataaacaaaccaacTACAGCAATGACTTCAGTGAAAGAAACCCaacctgtaaagaatataacGAAAAATCCACTCAACATTGTAGGTGATGTGATAGAGAAAGCGGTGAAACCTGTTGATCCTATACTAGTATATGTACCACAGACAAATAAATCAGAAACAAAATGCactgtaaacaataaaaagttaCCACAAAAGAAACAACCATCAATTGCAGCAATAACAATAGAAGTTGAAAAATGTTTAGCAGAGTGGTTCACCATAGACACATTACTCTTTATATTTGGTGAAGACAAAGTCAAAGAGATGGTTGCCTACAAAGGAGAATGCATTAAAGATTATTTGAACAACTATTCCAAACATATCTCATACAGTTCCAATACATATGACCAATACCAAGCTCtgtgtaagaaattaaaaatgttggaATTAGAGGATAAGAGATTTGATTTGCAAACATTGGGTCGGGAGTCCAAGCCACTGCCAGACTACAGCATACTGAAAGAGGAAAGTAAGAAAATGCAGTTAAAAGTTAAAGCTTTCTTCTCTGCACAAACTGAGATTCCCATACCAAATGAAACCTCTGAAAACACAGATGAAAATATTGAAGAAGAGAATAAAACACAATTACCTTTAGTAGATAAAAATGCACAGAATGCTTTAAGAAGGAGAATAGTTTGCAAACATTTGAACAAAGTACTACCGGACATACTTCGATCTTTAGGCTTATACAGTTCAATCAGTTCCGACATATGTCTACTagttaatacatttaaattaaaagctaacaatattatgtttaagCCAATACAGTGGACTCTGATAGctatagtatttattaaattgcttTCACTGAGAAATAGTGGGTTGAAGATCTTATTGGAGCAACCAATGGCATTCCAGCATATGCAGTTAATGCTTTTGAGTTATAAACAAGACGGTGGTTACTTAGATAGGTTAATCTCTTGGCTCACAGATATAGATCGCTTGTTGGATGTTAATGATACTCAGTTGACTGTTGAGTAG